Proteins from one Thaumasiovibrio subtropicus genomic window:
- the gltB gene encoding glutamate synthase large subunit: MTLYDPSLEKDNCGFGLIAHMEGETSHRLVRTAISALDRMTHRGGIAADGKTGDGCGLLLRKPEEYFRTIAEESGWQLANVFAVGMIFLSRDPVKAQQARDVISQELAQETTTIAAWRDVPIEPAVLGPIASKSLPQIEQVLVNAPAGWKPRDLERRLYIARRRIEKRLAEDSDFYICSLSTQVVVYKGLCMPADLPRFYLDLADLRLETSICLFHQRFSTNTQPRWPLAQPFRYLAHNGEINTIEGNRQWARARAYKFASPLLPDLQSAAPFVNETGSDSSSLDNMLELFLAGGMDLFRAMRMLVPPAWQNHPDMDPALRAFYDFNSMHMEPWDGPAGIVMSDGRYAACNLDRNGLRPARYVITKDKFITLASEIGIWDYAPDEVAEKGRVGPGELLVIDTRTGKLWHSEDIDNELQSRHPYREWMDSNVHRLTPFESLADEQVGQRDFDADKLKIYQKLFAVSNEELDQVLRVMGEMGQEATGSMGDDAPMAVLSSKERLVTDYFRQKFAQVTNPPIDPLREKHVMSLATCIGQEMNVFCEADGHAHRIAFSSPVLLYSDLQQLINLEGPHYKHQVIDINYPPQQASLEQAIQTLCDNAEKAVREGAVMVLLSDRNISKETLPIPAAMAVGAVQKRLVDQHLRCDANIVIETATARDPHQFAVLLGFGATAVYPYLAYESLAQMVDSNVIATSYRDVMLNFRNSINKGLFKIMSKMGISTIASYRCSQLFESVGLHQDVVDLCFHGVANRISGANFSDFEQDLYNLSRRAWLKRRPVDNGGLLKYVHGGEYHAYNPDVVGQLQQAVKSGSANDYATFAKTVNERPAAAFRDLLKLKPSEQPLPIDKVEQASDLYKRFDSAAMSIGALSPEAHESLAIAMNRLGGYSNSGEGGEDPRRFNSERNSRIKQVASGRFGVTPHYLSNADVIQIKVAQGAKPGEGGQLPGHKVTTEIAKLRYSVPGVTLISPPPHHDIYSIEDLAQLIFDLKQINPSAMVSVKLVSEPGVGTIATGVAKAYADLITISGYDGGTGASPLTSVKYAGSPWELGLAETQQALVANGLRHKIRLQVDGGLKTGLDVVKAAILGAESFGFGTAPMVALGCKYLRICHLNNCATGVATQDEKLRQDFYKGLPEQVMAYFEGLANEVRELLAQLGVEKLTDLIGRTELLEVLPGLTAKQQKLDLSAILATVEPQAGKTLYCSESNAPYDNAELSNRLVHEALPAIESRSGASFWHNIRNTDRSVGARLSGEIASRYGNQGMSSDPITLHLTGTAGQSFGVWNAGGLNMHLTGDANDYVGKGMTGGLLTLRPHPGSAFKSHQATIMGNTCLYGATGGKLFAAGKAGERFAVRNSGTIAVVEGAGDNACEYMTGGIVAILGHTGVNFGAGMTGGFAYILDEQSDFVGRINTESVEAVPISTLPIHQEHLRGLIDQHLELTGSSRAADILADFDQWLLRFYLAKPKNADINTLLGHQSRSAAELRVQAQ, from the coding sequence ATGACACTGTATGACCCGAGCCTTGAAAAGGACAACTGTGGATTTGGGTTAATCGCCCACATGGAGGGTGAAACAAGCCACCGATTAGTCAGGACGGCCATTTCGGCGCTGGATCGCATGACACACCGTGGCGGCATTGCTGCAGATGGTAAAACGGGCGATGGATGTGGCCTTCTACTTCGAAAGCCCGAAGAATACTTCAGAACCATTGCTGAAGAGAGCGGCTGGCAACTCGCCAACGTGTTTGCCGTGGGGATGATTTTTCTTAGCCGCGATCCTGTCAAAGCGCAACAAGCGCGTGATGTCATCAGTCAAGAACTCGCCCAAGAGACCACGACGATTGCAGCGTGGCGAGATGTACCCATAGAGCCTGCTGTATTAGGGCCAATCGCAAGCAAATCCTTACCGCAAATTGAGCAAGTGTTAGTGAACGCCCCCGCGGGTTGGAAACCACGAGATCTCGAACGCCGCCTCTATATTGCCCGTCGTCGTATCGAAAAACGGTTAGCTGAAGATAGCGATTTTTATATCTGTAGTCTCTCAACGCAAGTCGTCGTCTACAAAGGGCTCTGCATGCCGGCTGACTTACCTCGCTTCTATCTCGACTTAGCCGATCTCAGACTAGAAACCTCTATCTGCCTCTTCCACCAGCGTTTTTCAACCAATACACAGCCACGCTGGCCACTGGCTCAGCCATTCCGCTATCTCGCTCACAATGGCGAAATCAATACCATCGAAGGCAACCGCCAATGGGCACGAGCGAGAGCATACAAGTTTGCCTCACCGCTCCTGCCCGACTTACAAAGTGCCGCGCCTTTCGTCAATGAAACAGGCTCTGACTCTTCCAGCCTCGACAATATGCTAGAGCTTTTCCTCGCGGGCGGAATGGACTTGTTCCGAGCCATGCGTATGTTGGTGCCACCCGCTTGGCAAAACCATCCCGACATGGATCCGGCTCTGCGCGCATTCTACGATTTTAACTCCATGCACATGGAGCCTTGGGATGGCCCAGCTGGCATTGTCATGTCAGATGGCCGTTATGCCGCCTGTAACCTCGATCGCAATGGCCTACGTCCTGCTCGCTATGTGATCACCAAAGACAAGTTCATTACCTTGGCATCCGAAATCGGCATTTGGGATTACGCCCCTGATGAAGTCGCGGAAAAAGGCCGTGTGGGCCCGGGGGAACTCCTCGTCATTGATACCCGTACGGGTAAACTGTGGCACTCAGAAGATATCGATAATGAACTGCAAAGCCGTCACCCTTACAGAGAGTGGATGGACAGCAATGTACACCGCTTAACCCCGTTTGAATCACTGGCAGATGAGCAGGTAGGACAACGGGATTTCGACGCGGACAAACTGAAGATTTATCAAAAGCTCTTTGCGGTCAGCAATGAAGAGCTAGACCAAGTGCTGCGCGTCATGGGGGAAATGGGCCAAGAAGCCACAGGCTCGATGGGAGATGACGCACCGATGGCGGTGCTATCCAGTAAAGAGCGCCTCGTCACTGACTACTTCCGCCAGAAATTTGCGCAAGTGACCAACCCGCCGATAGATCCGCTGCGTGAAAAGCATGTGATGTCACTGGCAACCTGCATCGGCCAAGAGATGAATGTCTTTTGTGAAGCGGATGGTCATGCCCATCGCATCGCATTTAGTTCACCCGTGCTGCTCTATTCTGATTTGCAGCAATTGATCAACCTCGAAGGACCACACTACAAGCACCAAGTCATCGATATAAACTACCCTCCGCAGCAAGCGAGTCTTGAGCAGGCTATCCAGACGCTTTGTGATAATGCGGAGAAAGCGGTGCGTGAAGGTGCGGTGATGGTCTTACTCTCAGACCGCAATATCAGTAAAGAAACCCTACCCATTCCCGCAGCCATGGCGGTGGGCGCGGTGCAAAAGCGTTTAGTTGATCAACACTTGCGTTGCGATGCCAACATCGTTATCGAAACAGCAACCGCACGCGACCCACACCAATTTGCGGTGCTACTCGGCTTTGGCGCCACCGCGGTTTACCCGTATTTAGCCTATGAGTCACTGGCGCAGATGGTCGACAGTAACGTGATCGCCACGTCCTATCGCGATGTCATGCTCAACTTTAGAAACAGCATCAATAAGGGGCTGTTCAAAATCATGTCGAAGATGGGGATTTCGACGATTGCCTCCTACCGTTGTTCGCAACTTTTTGAGTCCGTAGGACTTCACCAAGACGTGGTTGATCTCTGCTTCCACGGCGTTGCTAACCGTATATCAGGGGCCAACTTCAGCGATTTCGAGCAAGATCTCTACAATCTTTCTCGCCGCGCTTGGCTAAAACGCCGTCCAGTTGATAACGGCGGGTTACTCAAATATGTCCATGGTGGCGAGTACCATGCCTATAACCCCGATGTTGTTGGCCAACTGCAACAAGCGGTTAAATCTGGCAGTGCCAACGACTATGCGACGTTCGCAAAAACCGTCAATGAGCGCCCTGCTGCCGCATTCCGCGATCTACTCAAGCTCAAACCAAGCGAACAACCACTCCCCATCGACAAGGTTGAGCAGGCGAGCGACCTTTACAAACGCTTTGACTCCGCGGCCATGTCGATTGGCGCGTTAAGCCCAGAAGCGCACGAGTCGTTAGCCATTGCGATGAACCGTTTAGGCGGCTATTCCAACTCAGGCGAGGGGGGCGAAGATCCACGCCGCTTTAACAGCGAAAGAAACTCAAGGATCAAACAGGTCGCGTCTGGACGCTTTGGCGTGACGCCCCATTATCTCTCCAATGCAGATGTCATCCAGATCAAAGTCGCGCAAGGCGCCAAGCCAGGTGAAGGTGGGCAACTGCCGGGCCACAAAGTGACAACCGAAATCGCCAAGCTGCGTTATTCCGTGCCCGGTGTCACGCTCATTTCGCCGCCACCGCATCATGACATCTATTCCATCGAAGATCTGGCGCAGTTGATCTTCGACCTCAAACAGATCAACCCCAGTGCGATGGTCTCGGTCAAGCTCGTCTCTGAGCCCGGTGTCGGCACTATCGCAACCGGTGTCGCTAAGGCCTATGCCGATCTGATCACCATCTCTGGTTATGACGGTGGTACTGGCGCTAGCCCACTCACCTCAGTCAAATACGCGGGCAGCCCTTGGGAGTTAGGCCTTGCTGAAACCCAACAGGCACTCGTTGCAAACGGCTTGCGCCATAAAATTCGCCTTCAAGTGGATGGCGGACTAAAAACTGGGCTCGACGTCGTTAAAGCAGCCATTTTAGGGGCAGAAAGCTTTGGTTTTGGCACCGCGCCCATGGTCGCGCTGGGCTGTAAATATCTGCGTATCTGTCATCTCAACAACTGTGCAACTGGCGTCGCTACGCAAGATGAAAAGCTGCGTCAAGACTTCTACAAAGGCCTGCCTGAACAAGTCATGGCCTACTTTGAAGGCTTGGCTAACGAAGTCCGCGAGTTATTGGCTCAACTGGGGGTCGAGAAACTCACCGATCTCATCGGTCGTACAGAACTCCTTGAAGTCTTACCCGGCTTAACCGCCAAACAGCAAAAACTCGATCTCAGCGCCATCTTAGCGACCGTCGAGCCACAAGCAGGCAAGACTTTGTACTGCTCTGAATCCAATGCCCCTTACGACAATGCCGAGCTCAGCAATCGCCTTGTGCACGAGGCGCTACCGGCGATAGAGAGCCGCAGTGGTGCCAGTTTCTGGCATAACATTCGCAATACAGATCGCTCTGTCGGGGCGCGCCTTTCTGGTGAAATTGCTAGCCGATACGGCAACCAAGGCATGTCGAGCGATCCAATTACGCTTCACCTAACCGGCACAGCAGGACAGTCGTTTGGCGTTTGGAACGCGGGCGGACTCAATATGCATTTAACGGGCGACGCCAATGACTATGTCGGCAAAGGCATGACGGGGGGCTTGCTGACGCTACGTCCTCATCCTGGTAGCGCGTTTAAATCCCATCAGGCCACCATCATGGGCAACACCTGTCTCTATGGTGCCACTGGCGGCAAGCTCTTTGCTGCGGGCAAAGCGGGAGAACGCTTTGCGGTACGTAACTCAGGCACCATTGCGGTGGTCGAAGGTGCGGGTGACAACGCCTGCGAATACATGACAGGCGGCATTGTCGCCATTCTGGGTCATACCGGTGTCAACTTTGGCGCCGGCATGACAGGCGGGTTTGCCTATATTCTTGATGAGCAAAGCGATTTTGTCGGCCGAATTAATACCGAGTCGGTTGAAGCGGTGCCCATTAGCACACTCCCTATTCACCAAGAACATTTACGTGGGTTAATTGACCAACACCTTGAACTCACAGGCTCGAGCCGCGCCGCCGACATCCTTGCCGATTTCGATCAATGGCTACTGCGTTTCTATCTGGCAAAACCCAAAAACGCCGATATTAACACCCTGTTAGGTCATCAAAGCCGCTCAGCCGCCGAGTTGCGCGTTCAAGCCCAGTAG
- a CDS encoding FAD-dependent oxidoreductase produces the protein MSQNVYQFIDVARIDPPKKALDIRKIEFVEIYEPFTEQQASAQADRCLGCGNPYCEWKCPVHNYIPQWLKLANEGRIFEAAELSHQTNTLPEVCGRVCPQDRLCEGACTLNEDFGAVTIGNVEKYINDKAFDMGWRPDMSGVEWTDKRVAVIGAGPAGLGCADVLVRHGVKPVVFDRYPEIGGLLTFGIPSFKLEKEVMIRRREVFTDMGIEFRLNTDVGKDVTMQSLLDEFDAVFLAVGTYKNMRAGLENEGAPGVYDALPFLVSNTNEVMDLPQTTPFIDMKGKRVVVLGGGDTAMDCVRTSIRQGASNVICAYRRDEENMPGSRREVKNAKEEGVNFMFNLQPLGLEVDKQGKVSGVRVVRTTLGEPDDAGRRRPEPVKGSEHTLDADAVIMAFGFQPHEKPWLDAFGVDHDQWGRVIAPEHGEFKFQTTNPKIFAGGDAVRGSDLVVTAIWEGRQAAEGILDYLEV, from the coding sequence ATGAGCCAGAACGTTTACCAATTTATCGACGTTGCCCGCATCGACCCGCCAAAAAAGGCGCTCGATATTCGCAAAATTGAGTTCGTTGAGATTTATGAACCTTTTACCGAGCAACAAGCGTCAGCGCAAGCAGACCGCTGTTTAGGCTGCGGTAACCCCTACTGTGAATGGAAATGCCCGGTCCACAACTACATCCCACAGTGGCTAAAGCTCGCCAATGAAGGACGTATTTTCGAAGCTGCGGAGCTTTCACATCAAACTAACACCTTGCCTGAAGTTTGTGGGCGCGTTTGCCCGCAAGATCGCCTCTGTGAAGGCGCGTGTACACTGAATGAAGACTTTGGTGCCGTCACCATTGGCAATGTTGAAAAGTACATTAACGACAAAGCCTTTGATATGGGATGGCGTCCTGACATGTCGGGGGTCGAATGGACCGATAAACGTGTCGCGGTGATTGGTGCAGGCCCTGCGGGGCTTGGCTGCGCAGATGTACTGGTGCGCCATGGCGTCAAACCCGTTGTCTTTGATCGCTACCCTGAAATCGGCGGATTGCTTACCTTTGGAATCCCCTCTTTCAAGCTTGAAAAAGAAGTGATGATACGCCGTCGTGAGGTGTTTACGGATATGGGCATCGAGTTTCGTCTCAATACCGATGTCGGTAAAGATGTCACCATGCAATCGCTGCTTGATGAGTTCGATGCGGTGTTTCTTGCGGTCGGTACCTATAAAAATATGCGCGCAGGGTTAGAGAATGAAGGCGCTCCCGGCGTTTACGATGCGCTGCCCTTCTTGGTCTCCAATACCAATGAAGTGATGGATTTACCGCAAACCACGCCTTTTATTGATATGAAAGGCAAGCGCGTTGTTGTACTCGGCGGCGGGGATACCGCAATGGATTGTGTCCGCACTTCTATTCGCCAAGGCGCGAGCAATGTGATCTGTGCGTATCGCCGAGATGAAGAAAACATGCCCGGTTCACGACGTGAAGTAAAAAATGCCAAGGAAGAAGGCGTCAATTTCATGTTTAACCTGCAACCTTTGGGGTTAGAGGTGGATAAGCAAGGCAAGGTTAGCGGTGTCCGTGTCGTTCGGACAACATTGGGGGAGCCTGATGACGCAGGACGTCGTCGACCCGAGCCCGTGAAAGGCAGTGAGCACACTTTAGATGCGGATGCGGTGATCATGGCTTTTGGCTTCCAACCCCATGAAAAGCCTTGGCTAGATGCGTTCGGGGTTGATCATGACCAATGGGGACGCGTCATCGCCCCAGAGCATGGTGAGTTTAAGTTCCAAACCACTAACCCGAAAATCTTTGCAGGGGGGGATGCCGTGCGCGGCTCAGACTTAGTAGTGACGGCTATCTGGGAAGGTCGCCAAGCCGCCGAAGGCATCTTAGATTACCTTGAGGTGTAA
- a CDS encoding phosphatidate cytidylyltransferase: protein MTPAFIIVFITLSFSLIGQLIVKDKRSSLFLRIRSWSWMLSILLCAVGIPNGLTLLWSVIALLASAEIYRNTQLARGWTMPLCVSLLTALHLGLFITLALRGETLLLVLLLLLTQGNDVLQYLCGKRWGKHKLYEAVSPNKTQEGAIGGVLFSTLLAGFIAPWLLEISPLRAASYGALLSSLGIAGDLLVSAYKRQQGIKDMGTLIPGHGGILDRIDSLLLSTPALWLILWA from the coding sequence ATGACTCCGGCATTTATCATTGTTTTCATCACGTTATCCTTCAGTTTGATTGGCCAGCTTATTGTTAAAGATAAGCGCAGCAGTCTGTTTTTACGTATCCGCAGCTGGAGCTGGATGCTCTCGATCTTGTTGTGTGCAGTAGGGATTCCGAATGGTTTAACGCTACTTTGGAGTGTCATCGCCCTACTGGCTAGCGCAGAGATCTACCGAAATACGCAACTCGCCCGTGGTTGGACAATGCCGCTTTGTGTCAGCTTGCTTACCGCTTTACACCTTGGTTTATTTATCACTTTAGCGCTACGCGGAGAAACGCTTCTCCTCGTGCTGTTGTTGCTTCTTACCCAAGGTAATGATGTCCTTCAATATCTGTGTGGTAAACGCTGGGGCAAGCACAAACTGTATGAGGCGGTCAGCCCTAATAAAACACAAGAAGGTGCGATTGGCGGCGTGCTGTTTAGTACCCTATTGGCCGGCTTCATTGCCCCGTGGTTATTAGAGATTTCGCCACTACGCGCCGCCAGTTACGGCGCTTTACTATCAAGCTTGGGGATTGCAGGAGACTTACTTGTTTCCGCTTATAAGCGGCAACAAGGTATTAAAGATATGGGGACGTTAATTCCCGGCCACGGCGGGATACTGGATCGCATTGATAGCTTATTGCTGAGCACACCCGCGCTTTGGTTGATACTGTGGGCGTAA
- a CDS encoding SDR family NAD(P)-dependent oxidoreductase: MQKVTIIGGTKGIGLALAQHYAQQGRQVTVWGRDESHVITPQRYEFPIAAVVVDITDRTAYQHQLAQLVSAPPDLLIYCAAYYEKDDLSREDRGVRERMRRVCLEGMVEAFSLVGAAMVTRGRGHLVAISSIAGLLRPETTSYYGRLKRAMIQQAQVFQHALGDEGIKVTCAIPGYVDTARLRELNGDDLSSKPFVVSQQRAVAEITKAIAIGAHQVIFPRRMLGLARLLNRLPASWVIAIQNKRSR, translated from the coding sequence GTGCAAAAAGTGACAATCATAGGTGGGACAAAAGGCATCGGGCTCGCTTTGGCACAGCATTATGCGCAGCAGGGGAGGCAGGTCACCGTTTGGGGAAGAGATGAGAGCCATGTGATAACGCCTCAGCGATACGAATTTCCTATTGCGGCAGTGGTGGTGGATATTACTGATCGCACTGCGTATCAGCATCAGCTTGCGCAACTGGTATCTGCGCCGCCTGACTTACTCATCTATTGCGCTGCATACTATGAGAAGGATGACCTTAGCCGCGAGGATAGGGGTGTACGTGAACGAATGCGCCGCGTCTGTTTGGAAGGGATGGTGGAAGCATTCTCGCTAGTTGGAGCGGCAATGGTCACACGAGGTCGCGGGCATTTAGTGGCAATCTCATCGATTGCGGGGCTGCTTCGCCCTGAGACAACGTCATATTATGGCCGATTAAAGCGGGCGATGATTCAACAGGCGCAAGTGTTTCAACATGCATTGGGGGATGAAGGGATCAAGGTGACTTGTGCGATTCCGGGATACGTTGATACCGCCCGGTTGCGTGAACTCAACGGTGATGATTTATCATCAAAGCCGTTTGTTGTCAGTCAGCAGCGTGCGGTTGCAGAGATCACTAAGGCTATTGCGATTGGCGCTCATCAGGTGATTTTTCCGCGTCGAATGCTGGGGTTAGCTAGGTTGCTTAATAGACTGCCAGCCTCTTGGGTGATTGCCATTCAAAACAAGCGCAGCCGTTAG
- a CDS encoding patatin-like phospholipase family protein — MIDEQPYQHALVFSGGGARYGYYLGWYAAALRYARKPDLIVASCGGAIAAALVRAFPTDPQALFEALASKNMYRLQQAIQPHSQANIATLFGQLVERKLHPWVTSVYPDIDALALFDIADIAAWLALLPTETSTADSPDWIITAGKLLYAAEQQGHRREPHGDPLYAEQWLTTSAVKKRCAHIAMEAAMVAAQKSGTVLSQAQWSDALPLASAVRASIGDIGYLPTFSFQQTRYIGGMVNLFPLALAKCLAQRVSAERKAPFNPHIATPLFQRFFGVDPNQGRRHFHALPADHWLDTSDNKARVPGVGKRIDWLKQHIALRPAVGYSAYRQQMETQWRYGFQRAVRAYLTR; from the coding sequence ATGATAGACGAGCAGCCTTACCAGCATGCACTTGTGTTTAGTGGTGGCGGGGCGCGGTATGGCTACTATTTAGGGTGGTATGCGGCGGCATTGCGTTATGCACGTAAGCCAGATCTTATTGTGGCGAGCTGTGGCGGGGCGATTGCGGCGGCGTTGGTGCGCGCGTTTCCCACTGATCCCCAAGCCCTTTTTGAAGCCCTCGCCAGTAAAAACATGTATCGGTTGCAACAGGCGATACAGCCCCATTCGCAGGCTAATATAGCGACACTGTTTGGCCAGTTAGTTGAGCGAAAGTTGCACCCTTGGGTCACATCGGTTTACCCCGATATTGATGCGTTAGCCCTGTTTGATATTGCGGATATTGCCGCGTGGCTTGCCTTGTTACCGACAGAAACCTCGACGGCAGATTCGCCTGACTGGATTATTACTGCCGGAAAGTTGCTCTATGCTGCGGAACAACAAGGTCATCGTCGCGAACCCCATGGTGATCCGCTCTACGCTGAGCAATGGTTGACGACATCTGCGGTGAAGAAGCGTTGCGCGCATATTGCTATGGAGGCTGCCATGGTTGCAGCACAAAAAAGTGGTACCGTGCTTTCGCAAGCACAATGGAGTGATGCCTTGCCGTTAGCCAGTGCAGTAAGGGCATCGATTGGCGATATCGGTTATCTGCCGACGTTTTCATTTCAACAGACACGCTATATTGGTGGGATGGTCAACTTGTTTCCGCTGGCCTTGGCAAAGTGTCTTGCCCAGCGCGTCAGTGCCGAGAGAAAAGCGCCGTTTAATCCTCACATTGCCACGCCACTCTTTCAGCGCTTTTTTGGGGTCGACCCCAATCAAGGGCGACGGCATTTTCATGCTTTGCCTGCCGATCATTGGCTAGACACAAGTGACAACAAAGCGCGAGTCCCCGGCGTGGGGAAACGGATTGATTGGTTGAAGCAACACATCGCCTTGCGACCCGCCGTCGGTTATTCGGCGTACCGACAACAGATGGAGACACAGTGGCGGTATGGTTTTCAACGCGCAGTGCGTGCTTATTTAACACGGTGA
- a CDS encoding bifunctional alpha/beta hydrolase/class I SAM-dependent methyltransferase, which yields MESKQHFYAEDGTKLIYRTWTPETPRHRVIVMLHRGHEHSGRMAEMAAFYCQQGYLVYAWDARGNGESEGERDAADHFTDFGRDLQTFMALVETQSGIRSEETVLIASSMGAVIAASWLHDYAPSIRGLILATAAFDIRLYVPFAMPMLKLARKLGVMPTVSSYVKSKLLTQDRREQFAYNDDPLISSSIATDLLIDTHYTAQRLLDDAGAITTPIMMLCAGRDFVVSRRAQRRFYERLGSSMKQWRYYPDTSHAIFHDWQRPEVFADCLRFIETLFERELPPVLAVNDDQQGYSRDRADAVRLPSYHPEYGLTRLSLHTLGKLSEGIRLGHKTGFDSGQTLDYVYRNQAAGRSFLGKMIDRTYLNSPGWVGIRRRKQLLESLLTRYLPESATASVLDIAAGNGRYLLDKVASQPALSAELRDYAPENIAVMTQAVEERGLTERVRVVEKDAFDLASYDQPAQFQLAVVSGLFELFTDNEPLSVALSGIATQLQTDGILLYTNQPWHPQQTLIAKTLTNHRGQPWFMRCRTQAEMDQLVMAAGFEKVATYVEPGGMFTVSVARLSSTSSSEAPLAEQDVESNLA from the coding sequence ATGGAGAGTAAGCAACACTTTTATGCAGAGGATGGCACCAAGCTAATCTATCGCACGTGGACACCGGAAACACCGCGACATCGCGTGATTGTGATGTTGCACCGCGGTCATGAACACTCCGGAAGAATGGCAGAGATGGCGGCGTTTTATTGTCAGCAGGGCTATCTGGTGTATGCGTGGGACGCGAGAGGCAATGGCGAGTCTGAGGGGGAGCGTGATGCGGCTGATCACTTCACCGATTTTGGTCGTGACTTGCAAACGTTTATGGCACTCGTGGAGACGCAAAGCGGTATTCGGAGTGAAGAGACGGTGCTTATCGCGAGCAGTATGGGAGCAGTGATTGCGGCCAGTTGGCTACATGATTATGCCCCGAGCATTCGTGGACTTATCCTCGCCACTGCGGCATTTGATATTCGACTCTATGTGCCTTTTGCGATGCCAATGCTGAAGTTGGCGCGCAAACTGGGTGTGATGCCAACTGTGTCGAGCTACGTAAAATCGAAGTTGCTGACGCAAGATCGTCGAGAGCAGTTTGCTTATAACGATGATCCGTTGATTTCTTCCTCGATCGCAACCGATCTTTTGATCGACACCCACTACACCGCGCAGCGACTACTTGATGATGCGGGGGCAATCACGACGCCGATCATGATGCTATGTGCTGGGCGCGATTTTGTGGTGTCACGTCGCGCCCAACGACGCTTTTACGAACGACTTGGCAGTTCAATGAAGCAGTGGCGTTACTATCCTGATACCAGCCATGCGATTTTTCATGACTGGCAGCGGCCTGAGGTCTTTGCCGATTGTTTGAGGTTCATTGAAACCCTGTTCGAGCGTGAGTTGCCACCAGTACTGGCAGTGAATGATGATCAACAAGGCTATAGCCGCGACCGTGCTGATGCGGTTCGTTTGCCTTCTTATCACCCCGAGTACGGTTTAACGCGCTTGTCGCTTCATACTTTAGGTAAACTCAGTGAGGGTATCCGTTTAGGCCATAAAACGGGGTTCGACTCAGGGCAGACCTTGGATTATGTCTATCGTAATCAGGCCGCTGGGCGCAGTTTCCTCGGTAAAATGATTGACCGTACCTACCTCAACAGTCCGGGCTGGGTCGGCATTCGTCGTCGAAAACAGTTGCTGGAGTCCTTGCTCACGCGCTACCTCCCTGAATCCGCAACAGCAAGTGTGCTCGATATTGCCGCCGGAAATGGCCGTTATCTTCTCGATAAAGTCGCCTCCCAACCGGCATTGAGCGCAGAGCTGAGAGATTATGCGCCGGAGAACATTGCCGTAATGACGCAGGCTGTTGAAGAAAGGGGGCTAACGGAACGCGTTCGCGTGGTGGAAAAAGATGCCTTTGATCTCGCGAGTTATGATCAGCCCGCGCAGTTTCAGCTTGCTGTCGTCTCTGGATTATTTGAATTGTTTACAGACAATGAACCGCTCTCTGTTGCCTTGTCGGGTATTGCGACTCAGTTGCAGACGGACGGTATTTTGCTTTATACCAATCAGCCTTGGCACCCGCAACAAACATTAATCGCGAAGACTTTGACCAACCATCGCGGGCAACCGTGGTTCATGCGTTGTCGCACCCAAGCAGAAATGGACCAGCTCGTGATGGCGGCAGGATTTGAGAAAGTCGCGACCTATGTGGAACCGGGTGGTATGTTTACGGTATCGGTTGCACGACTTTCATCTACATCTTCGTCAGAAGCGCCACTCGCCGAGCAGGATGTTGAGAGCAACTTAGCATGA
- a CDS encoding CDP-alcohol phosphatidyltransferase family protein — protein MSVYRLKPAFQRLLAPCVHGLARRSVTPNQITVATLLITVAGVGAIALLPPPYWLGLPLLQFLRMALNAIDGQLARLYNQITPRGMLLNEVGDLLADAVVWLAFLSLGVLSPFWIAVVALLTWLTEFIAVLVAPVTGERANHGPMGKSDRAVVTGVFAIIIAVQPNWLVYGDVALILVAGLLLVTASRRAMKVWSLVPEQKDENNGE, from the coding sequence ATGAGTGTTTACCGATTAAAACCCGCTTTTCAGCGCCTATTGGCACCTTGTGTGCACGGGCTCGCGCGACGCTCAGTCACTCCTAATCAAATCACTGTGGCGACGTTGCTGATCACGGTTGCGGGTGTCGGGGCCATTGCGCTATTGCCGCCCCCTTATTGGTTAGGGCTGCCCTTACTGCAGTTTCTTCGCATGGCATTGAATGCGATAGATGGTCAACTGGCTCGTTTGTATAACCAAATAACGCCGCGCGGCATGTTGCTCAATGAAGTGGGCGATTTGCTGGCGGATGCGGTGGTTTGGCTGGCATTTTTAAGCCTCGGTGTACTGAGTCCTTTTTGGATTGCGGTGGTTGCATTGTTAACGTGGCTGACAGAATTTATCGCCGTGCTGGTAGCGCCAGTGACTGGGGAGCGCGCCAATCATGGCCCGATGGGAAAAAGTGATCGGGCAGTGGTGACTGGCGTGTTCGCGATTATTATCGCAGTGCAACCAAACTGGCTAGTCTACGGTGATGTGGCGTTGATTTTAGTGGCAGGGCTACTCTTGGTGACCGCGAGTCGTCGAGCGATGAAGGTGTGGTCTTTGGTGCCAGAGCAAAAGGATGAAAATAATGGAGAGTAA